A stretch of DNA from Streptococcus sp. NPS 308:
TTGGCTCTTGTAGGAGCAAGTCTTGTCCTACAATTGTTTTATTTACCTTATCAAGTGAAAAGATTGGTTGACGAATAGACAAAAAACTAGTAGAATAGTAAGGAAACTTTATACGGAGGAAAGAAATGGACTTGGGTGATATTGAGCTAACGCTGACCCCGATACCAGGGAAGAGCGGCAAGGCTTATATGGGAAGCTACCCTGATGGGAAGCGCGTCTTTGTAAAAATGAACACCTCTCCAATCCTACCTGGCCTAGCCAGAGAACAAATCGCTCCTCAATTACTATGGACTCGTCGTTTAGCGGATGGTCGTGATATGTGTGCCCAAGAATGGTTGACGGGCAAAATCTTGACTCCCTACGATATGAATCGCAAACAAATTATTACAATCTTGAACCGTCTTCACCGCTCGCGTCCCTTGATGAAGCAGTTGAGTCGTTTGGGATATACCATGGAAAAACCGGTTGATTTATTGCGTTCTTGGCAACAAGAAGTACCAGAAATCTTGCAACAGAATCACTACTTGAATAGTGTGATTGCTGAGCTAGGTAAGACGGTTCCAAGTTTTAGAGAAGACCATGCAACGATTGTGCATGGGGATCTTCGCCATAGTAATTGGATTGAGACAGAGAGTGGACTCGTTTATCTAGTGGATTGGGATTCGGTTCGTCTGACGGATCGTATGTTTGATGTGGCGCATTTGCTATGCCACTACATTCCAGATCATCAGTGGCGTCAATGGTTGAGAGACTACGGCTATAAGTACAATCAGACAGTGTTAGATAAATTGTACTGGTATGGTCAGTATTCTTACTTGAACCAGATTGCCAAATACTGTGAAAATCAAGATTTAGACAATGTAAACCGGGAGATTTATGCCTTGCGTGTCTTCCGTGACAAGTATGGAAAGAAGAGATGAGAGTTAGAAATCGTAAAGGGGCGACAGAGTTACTAGAGGCTAATCCCCAGTATGTTGTCCTCAATCCCTTGGAAGCAAAAGGGAAATGGCGAGACTTGTTTGGAAATGATCATCCGATTCATGTTGAGGTTGGAAGTGGAAAAGGAGCCTTCGTATCAGGAATGGCCAAACAAAACCCTAACATCAACTATATCGGGATTGATATCCAAAAGTCGGTGTTAAGTTATGCCTTGGATAAGGTATTAGAAGTTGGAGTGCCCAATATCAAGTTGTTGTGGGTAGATGGTTCAGATTTGACAGACTACTTTGAAGACGGTGAGATTGATCGTCTCTACCTAAACTTTTCTGATCCCTGGCCTAAAAAACGCCATGAAAAACGTCGTTTGACCTACAAGAGTTTCTTGGATACCTTTAAGCGTATCTTGCCTGAGAATGGGGAAATCCATTTCAAGACAGATAACCGTGGCTTGTTTGAGTACAGCCTGGTGAGTTTTTCTCAGTATGGGATGAAACTGAACGGAGTTTGGTTGGACTTACATGCCAGTGATTTTGAAGGCAATGTCATGACGGAATATGAGCAAAAATTCTCCAACAAGGGTCAAGTGATCTACCGAGTTGAGGCAGAATTTTAAGAAATAGCTTAAAAACCAGCCGTTTGAGTGCTTATACTTTACATAAATTGACAAACGTGCTATACTGATAGTAAGAATATGAGAAAGAGAGGCGGGGAAATATCTTCGCCTCTTGCTTATGAGGAGGTGGACGCAATCGCAACAATCGTAGAATTAGTCAGAGAAGTTGTAGAACCTGTCATCCAAACGCCTTTCGAACTCGTGGATATCGAGTATGGAAAGATTGGCAGTGACATGATTCTCAGTATTTTTGTAGATAAACCTGAAGGAATTACCTTGAACGACACGGCAGACCTGACAGAAATTATCAGTCCTGTTCTAGACACCATCAAGCCTGATCCCTTCCCAGAACAATATTTCCTAGAAATCACCAGTCCAGGCTTGGAACGTCCTTTGAAAACCAAGGATGCCGTCGCTGGAGCAGTTGGAAAATACATCCATGTCGGGCTCTATCAAGCCATCGATAAGCAAAAAGTCTTTGAAGGAACCTTGCTGTCCTTTGAAGAGGATGAGTTGACTATGGAGTATATGGACAAGACACGTAAGAAAACCGTCCAAATTCCATACAGTTTAGTATCAAAAGCACGTTTAGCAGTAAAACTATAGAAAAGAAAGGATAGCTTTTGAGAATTCAAAAGTGAAGAAAACATGAGTAAAGAAATGCTAGAGGCCTTCCGCATTTTGGAAGAAGACAAGGGAATCAAAAAAGAAGACATCATCGACGCAGTAGTAGAGTCGCTTCGTTCCGCTTATCGCAGACGTTATGGTCAATCTGATAGCGTAGCCATCGACTTTAACGAAAAAACAGGTGACTTTACAGTTTATACTGTCCGTGAAGTTGTAGACGAAGTATTTGATAGCCGTTTGGAAATCAGCTTGAAAGATGCCCTTGCCATTAATTCAGCCTATGAGCTTGGTGACAAGATCAAGTTTGAAGAAGCACCAGCTGAGTTTGGTCGTGTAGCAGCCCAGTCTGCAAAACAAACCATCATGGAAAAAATGC
This window harbors:
- the ccrZ gene encoding cell cycle regulator CcrZ; its protein translation is MDLGDIELTLTPIPGKSGKAYMGSYPDGKRVFVKMNTSPILPGLAREQIAPQLLWTRRLADGRDMCAQEWLTGKILTPYDMNRKQIITILNRLHRSRPLMKQLSRLGYTMEKPVDLLRSWQQEVPEILQQNHYLNSVIAELGKTVPSFREDHATIVHGDLRHSNWIETESGLVYLVDWDSVRLTDRMFDVAHLLCHYIPDHQWRQWLRDYGYKYNQTVLDKLYWYGQYSYLNQIAKYCENQDLDNVNREIYALRVFRDKYGKKR
- the trmB gene encoding tRNA (guanosine(46)-N7)-methyltransferase TrmB: MRVRNRKGATELLEANPQYVVLNPLEAKGKWRDLFGNDHPIHVEVGSGKGAFVSGMAKQNPNINYIGIDIQKSVLSYALDKVLEVGVPNIKLLWVDGSDLTDYFEDGEIDRLYLNFSDPWPKKRHEKRRLTYKSFLDTFKRILPENGEIHFKTDNRGLFEYSLVSFSQYGMKLNGVWLDLHASDFEGNVMTEYEQKFSNKGQVIYRVEAEF
- the rimP gene encoding ribosome maturation factor RimP yields the protein MDAIATIVELVREVVEPVIQTPFELVDIEYGKIGSDMILSIFVDKPEGITLNDTADLTEIISPVLDTIKPDPFPEQYFLEITSPGLERPLKTKDAVAGAVGKYIHVGLYQAIDKQKVFEGTLLSFEEDELTMEYMDKTRKKTVQIPYSLVSKARLAVKL